A DNA window from Motacilla alba alba isolate MOTALB_02 chromosome 28, Motacilla_alba_V1.0_pri, whole genome shotgun sequence contains the following coding sequences:
- the LOC119712624 gene encoding cytochrome b-c1 complex subunit 10: MLSQLLGPRYAQLLRTWTPTLVTWGGVAGVGVIWATDWKLVLQYVPYIGGKYKTED, encoded by the exons ATGTTGAGCCAGCTGCTGGGGCCGCGCTACGCGCAACTGCTGCGGACCTG GACCCCCACCCTGGTGACATGGGGTGGTGTGGCTGGCGTTGGTGTGATCTGGGCCACAGACTGGAAGCTGGTCTTGCAGTATGTTCCCTACATCGGTGGCAAGTACAAAACTGAAGACTGA
- the MBD3 gene encoding methyl-CpG-binding domain protein 3 isoform X1, which translates to MERKSAFPLGQASPGRDRTLSHFSPSGKKFRSKPQLARYLGSSMDLGTFDFRTGKMLMNKMNKNRQRMRYDCSNQAKGKPDLNTALPVRQTASIFKQPVTKITNHPSNKVKSDPQKAVDQPRQLFWEKKLSGLNAFDIAEELVKTMDLPKGLQGVGPGCTDETLLSAIASALHTSTMPITGQLSAAVEKNPGVWLNTSQPLCKAFMVTDEDIRKQEELVQQVRKRLEEALMADMLAHVEEIARDGEPPSEKEGAEEEGEEEEEEEEQDHDQEMENV; encoded by the exons ATGGAGCGGAAGAG TGCTTTTCCTTTGGGCCAAGCTTCCCCAGGAAGAGACAGGACTCTCAGTCATTTCAG CCCCAGTGGGAAGAAGTTCCGCAGCAAGCCGCAGCTGGCGCGGTACCTGGGCAGCTCCATGGACCTGGGCACCTTCGACTTCCGCACGGGGAAGATGCTGATGAACAAAATGAACAAGAACAGGCAGAGGATGCGCTATGACTGCTCCAACCAAGCCAAA GGCAAGCCTGATTTGAACACAGCCCTGCCCGTGAGACAGACAGCCTCTATCTTCAAACAGCCCGTCACAAAGATCACAAACCACCCCAGCAACAAGGTGAAGAGTGACCCTCAGAAAGCTGTGGACCAGCCCAGGCAG ctcttctgggAGAAGAAGTTGAGTGGGCTGAACGCCTTTGACATTGCAGAGGAGCTGGTGAAAACCATGGACCTTCCCAAAGGGCTGCAAG GGGTTGGCCCCGGCTGCACGGACGAGACTCTGCTCTCTGCCATTGCCAGTGCCCTGCACACCAGCACCATGCCCATCACTggccagctctctgcagctgtggagaAGAACCCTGGGGTCTGGCTGAACACCTCCCAGCCTCTCTGCAAAGCCTTCATGGTGACAGATGAAGATATCAG gaagcaggaggagctggtgcagcaggtgaggaagaggctggaggaggCCCTGATGGCTGACATGCTGGCCCACGTGGAGGAGATCgccagggatggggagcctCCCTCGGAgaaagaaggagcagaggaggaaggagaggaagaagaggaggaggaggagcaggaccATGACCAGGAGATGGAAAATGTATAG
- the MBD3 gene encoding methyl-CpG-binding domain protein 3 isoform X2, whose translation MERKSPSGKKFRSKPQLARYLGSSMDLGTFDFRTGKMLMNKMNKNRQRMRYDCSNQAKGKPDLNTALPVRQTASIFKQPVTKITNHPSNKVKSDPQKAVDQPRQLFWEKKLSGLNAFDIAEELVKTMDLPKGLQGVGPGCTDETLLSAIASALHTSTMPITGQLSAAVEKNPGVWLNTSQPLCKAFMVTDEDIRKQEELVQQVRKRLEEALMADMLAHVEEIARDGEPPSEKEGAEEEGEEEEEEEEQDHDQEMENV comes from the exons ATGGAGCGGAAGAG CCCCAGTGGGAAGAAGTTCCGCAGCAAGCCGCAGCTGGCGCGGTACCTGGGCAGCTCCATGGACCTGGGCACCTTCGACTTCCGCACGGGGAAGATGCTGATGAACAAAATGAACAAGAACAGGCAGAGGATGCGCTATGACTGCTCCAACCAAGCCAAA GGCAAGCCTGATTTGAACACAGCCCTGCCCGTGAGACAGACAGCCTCTATCTTCAAACAGCCCGTCACAAAGATCACAAACCACCCCAGCAACAAGGTGAAGAGTGACCCTCAGAAAGCTGTGGACCAGCCCAGGCAG ctcttctgggAGAAGAAGTTGAGTGGGCTGAACGCCTTTGACATTGCAGAGGAGCTGGTGAAAACCATGGACCTTCCCAAAGGGCTGCAAG GGGTTGGCCCCGGCTGCACGGACGAGACTCTGCTCTCTGCCATTGCCAGTGCCCTGCACACCAGCACCATGCCCATCACTggccagctctctgcagctgtggagaAGAACCCTGGGGTCTGGCTGAACACCTCCCAGCCTCTCTGCAAAGCCTTCATGGTGACAGATGAAGATATCAG gaagcaggaggagctggtgcagcaggtgaggaagaggctggaggaggCCCTGATGGCTGACATGCTGGCCCACGTGGAGGAGATCgccagggatggggagcctCCCTCGGAgaaagaaggagcagaggaggaaggagaggaagaagaggaggaggaggagcaggaccATGACCAGGAGATGGAAAATGTATAG